GGAGAAATATGTCAAGAATAAGCTTGGAAAATGGCGAGTGCACCGCACAATCTGTCAGCGACCGTTTACTGAAGCTATTGAAAACCCGCGGCCCGCAACAGGCCACCGAGGCCGGCAAAGTGCTGGGCACCACCGGTGAAGCGGCGCGTCAGCAGTTCGTTAAGCTGGCTAAAGAAGGCCTGGTGGAAGCGCGTGCCGAAACCCGCGGCGTCGGCCGCCCGGTGCAGCTGTGGCACCTGACCCCCGCCGGCAACGCCCAGTTCCCGGACTCGCACCCTGAACTGACGGTGCAACTGCTGCGCACCGTGCGCGACAAGCTCGGGGAGCAGGCGCTTGACGTCCTGATTGAAAGCCGCGAGCAAGAGACGCGCATCAACTATAAACAGGCGATGATCGGCGCCGTCACCCTGCAGGAGCGCGTCGCCCGTCTGGCGAAGGTGCGCTGCCACGAAGGCTATATGGCCGAATGGTGCACGCTGGAAGACGGCAGCTATCAGCTGGTGGAAAACCACTGCCCGATTTGCGCCGCCGCCAGCGTATGTCAAGGTTTTTGCCGCGCCGAACTCAGTATTTTCCGTGAGGTGCTGCAGGCGCAGGTGGAGCGTATCGAGCACGTCCTGGCTGGCTCTCGCCGCTGCGCCTACCGTATTTCTGATTTATAACGCACCCTGTGCGGGAAAATTAGGAGACCGAGCAATTGTTCCATCACGTCTACTTATACTACGTTGAGCGCTGCCCCGCCGCCGCGCGCATCAACCAGGAGACGTAATGACCACTCAGCACCTGCCCCCGCTTAGCTCCCGTTCCCCCTCTTTGCACCAACGGTTTTCCGCACCATGAAGCTGCATGCCGGGTTCTGGCTGATCACGCTGTGCTTTGGCGCCTATTGGGGGCTGGCGCTGTTCGCGCGCGACCGGGCGGCGCTGGTGCTGGCGATTGGCGCCGTGGCCGCGCTGGCGCTGACCCCGCAGGTGCGGCGCAAATGGGCGGTGCTGGCGGCGCTGGCGGGCATTGCGATGGATGCATTCTGGTGTTACAGCGGCGTGTTGCAGTTTAGCGGCAGCACCGGCGTGCCCGTCTGGATGATGGCGCTGTGGCTCGCCTTTGGCTGCTGGTGGTGCTGGCTGATGCAGCTGATCCGCGCCTCCGCCTGGCCGACCGCCCTATTCGGCGCGGTCGCCGGGCCGCTCAGCTATCTGCTCAGCTGGAAGTTAAAGGCGTTCACGCCGCTGATCGCCCCGGACCTGCTGCTGCTGGCGCTCTCCGTCGGCTGGGCCGTCTACCTGCCCGCCGTCAGTTGGGCGCTCACGCGGCGCCGCAACGCCGCATAAACGCCCGGTACGCCCGAACCCGCCTGTCCGCGCTAACGTTGCGGACTTTTAACATTTCACTAAAGCCGCCGCAGGGACTATAATCTCCCGCTGTTTTAAGTAACCTGCGAAAATCGCCCCATGCTGAAAAAAGCGTTCGTCATCATTATCGCCCTGTGCGCCCTGGGTTCCCTCGGCGGCGTATTCCTCGCCGGCCTGAACATCTACACCCGCTCCACCACGCCGCAGCCGGAAGCCAGCAGCGAAAGCGCCGCTCCGTCCGTTACGCCGGCGCCGGTCGCGCAAGATCGTTAAACGTCAGGCCGCCTACAGCGTCGTGACGCCGGCAGCGGCGGCCTGCCGTTCCAGTTCGGCAATCACCTGATAGTCCGCCCGCGGCACCAGGCTGAAATCACCAATCAGCAGGCTATCGCTGGCCGGATCGCTGACCATCTCATTGGCCGCCGCACGCAGGATTTCCACCTGCCCCTGCGATGTGCCTGCGGCAGTGATCAGCGGCAGCCCCGGCACCGAGGCGGTGCGGCCGATGATTTTCACCCCGTGCAGCGCCTCCGGCTGCGCCCGGCGCAGCAGTTCCAGGCTGACGCTGTCGATGGCGGCAATATCCGCCTCGCCGCGCTGGATCATCTTCAGCGACTGGTAGTGCGCGCCGGAAGCCAGCGCCTTGCCGAAGAAACGCCCGTCCTGCGCCAGCGGCGCGATCAGCGCCCGCAGGCTGTTATAGCCGGACTGAGAGTCGGTGCTGTTATACGCCGCCGTGCGGCCGCGAAAGTCGGCCAGCCGTTCGCCGGGATCGTCCTCCCGCACCACCAGCCAACTGCTGTAATTAGGGCCGTTGCAGCCCTCGACCCGATAGTGATAGGTGCCGATCACCTGCACCTGCGGCAGATACGCCACCAGCGGGTAGCCGCAGGTCTGGCTGAGCAGCAAATCCGGCTGCCGCCAGTGCCGCGCCAAATCCTGCGGCCACGTCAGCGTCTCCGGCGCTTCCAGCCCGTAGGCCTGCAGCCTGGCGCGCAGCGCACGCCAGAACGGCTCCACCTGTTGATGCGTCACGCCGTACATCGGTAAAGATACTTGCATCGCCACTCCCCCATCCCGTCTATCCTGATGGTCTGCACGGCGGCAGAACAGCCAACGCCGCGTCAGCCATGACGGATATGCCTTACCCAACGTTCAAACACCCTATCAACAATGATAGCCAGTAACGCCACAACCAGCGCGCCCTGAATCACATAGGCGGTATTAAACCCGCTCAGGCCGATAATAATCGGCGATCCGAGGGTTTTGGTGCCGACCGTCGAGGCGATGGCGGCGGTGCCGATATTAATGATCACCGAGGTGCGGATGCCGGCGAGGATCACCGGCGCGGCCAGCGGCAGCTCGACGCGCCACAGCACCTGCCAGGG
The nucleotide sequence above comes from Serratia rhizosphaerae. Encoded proteins:
- a CDS encoding helix-turn-helix transcriptional regulator, which encodes MSRISLENGECTAQSVSDRLLKLLKTRGPQQATEAGKVLGTTGEAARQQFVKLAKEGLVEARAETRGVGRPVQLWHLTPAGNAQFPDSHPELTVQLLRTVRDKLGEQALDVLIESREQETRINYKQAMIGAVTLQERVARLAKVRCHEGYMAEWCTLEDGSYQLVENHCPICAAASVCQGFCRAELSIFREVLQAQVERIEHVLAGSRRCAYRISDL
- a CDS encoding DUF2878 domain-containing protein, producing MKLHAGFWLITLCFGAYWGLALFARDRAALVLAIGAVAALALTPQVRRKWAVLAALAGIAMDAFWCYSGVLQFSGSTGVPVWMMALWLAFGCWWCWLMQLIRASAWPTALFGAVAGPLSYLLSWKLKAFTPLIAPDLLLLALSVGWAVYLPAVSWALTRRRNAA
- a CDS encoding phosphate/phosphite/phosphonate ABC transporter substrate-binding protein: MQVSLPMYGVTHQQVEPFWRALRARLQAYGLEAPETLTWPQDLARHWRQPDLLLSQTCGYPLVAYLPQVQVIGTYHYRVEGCNGPNYSSWLVVREDDPGERLADFRGRTAAYNSTDSQSGYNSLRALIAPLAQDGRFFGKALASGAHYQSLKMIQRGEADIAAIDSVSLELLRRAQPEALHGVKIIGRTASVPGLPLITAAGTSQGQVEILRAAANEMVSDPASDSLLIGDFSLVPRADYQVIAELERQAAAAGVTTL